A genomic window from Candidatus Glassbacteria bacterium includes:
- a CDS encoding glycine dehydrogenase subunit 2, with the protein MSQKTIYDLSRPGRTGVSLPACDVPEKPLDDLLPGWARREREAELPELAEIDVVRHFVHLSTLNYHVDKGLYPLGSCTMKHNPKINEAVARWPGFGQLHPLAPEAAVQGALGLMHQLTGYLEEISGMKRVSLQPAAGAQGELAGMLMIRAWLLKQGRPRQKVIIPDSAHGTNPASLAIAGYEPVVLKSGEDGLLDLGRLRELVDDDVAAMMVTNPSTLGLFEKDLPQAAEILHGAGALLYMDGANLNALLGRARPGTLGVDVMHFNLHKTFSTPHGGGGPGAGPVGVNEKLERFLPLPMVERDSEGNYFLDYDRPDTIGRLHGFLGNFGMYVRAWLYIRMHGAEGLKRVSEMAVLNANFVRSRLAGTYDLPYQGDCLHECVFSGDRQKDLGVRTLDIAKRLLDYGFHAPTIYFPLIVHEALMIEPTETETMQSLEDFCAAMIAIAAEAEEEPGKVTSAPLTTPVGRMNEGKAARELNVCCRIALPDDGDEEN; encoded by the coding sequence ATGTCCCAGAAAACTATTTACGACCTCAGCAGACCCGGCCGCACCGGCGTAAGCCTGCCGGCCTGTGATGTTCCCGAAAAACCGCTCGACGACTTGCTGCCCGGCTGGGCGCGCCGCGAACGGGAAGCGGAACTCCCCGAGCTGGCCGAGATCGATGTGGTCCGGCATTTCGTGCATCTCTCCACGCTCAACTACCACGTGGACAAAGGGCTCTATCCCCTGGGCTCCTGCACGATGAAGCACAATCCCAAGATCAACGAGGCCGTCGCCCGCTGGCCCGGGTTCGGCCAGCTTCACCCCCTCGCTCCCGAAGCGGCGGTCCAGGGCGCGCTGGGCCTGATGCACCAGTTGACCGGCTACCTCGAGGAAATCAGCGGGATGAAACGCGTGTCTCTGCAGCCGGCCGCCGGCGCGCAGGGAGAGCTGGCGGGGATGCTGATGATCCGAGCCTGGCTCCTCAAGCAGGGCCGTCCCCGGCAGAAAGTAATCATCCCAGACAGCGCCCACGGCACCAACCCCGCCAGCCTGGCGATTGCCGGCTACGAGCCGGTGGTGCTCAAGTCCGGCGAGGACGGACTGCTGGACCTCGGCAGGCTGCGCGAACTGGTGGACGATGACGTGGCGGCGATGATGGTCACCAACCCCAGCACCCTGGGCCTGTTCGAGAAAGACCTCCCGCAGGCCGCGGAAATCCTCCACGGCGCCGGTGCGCTGCTCTACATGGACGGCGCTAATCTCAACGCCCTGCTGGGCCGCGCCAGGCCGGGAACCCTGGGCGTGGACGTGATGCATTTCAACCTGCACAAAACTTTCAGCACGCCCCACGGCGGCGGCGGTCCGGGAGCCGGCCCGGTGGGTGTCAACGAGAAGCTCGAGCGGTTCCTGCCCCTCCCGATGGTGGAGCGCGACAGCGAGGGAAACTATTTCCTCGATTACGACCGCCCCGATACGATCGGCAGGCTCCACGGTTTCCTGGGCAATTTCGGCATGTATGTCCGCGCCTGGCTCTATATCCGCATGCACGGAGCCGAGGGGCTTAAACGGGTCTCGGAGATGGCCGTGCTCAACGCTAATTTCGTGCGCAGCCGCCTGGCCGGTACGTACGATCTCCCCTACCAGGGCGACTGTCTCCACGAGTGCGTCTTCAGCGGCGACCGCCAGAAGGACCTCGGCGTGCGGACTCTCGATATCGCCAAGCGGCTGCTGGACTACGGGTTCCACGCACCGACTATTTATTTCCCGCTGATCGTCCATGAGGCGCTGATGATCGAGCCGACCGAGACCGAAACCATGCAGTCGCTGGAGGATTTCTGCGCGGCGATGATCGCGATTGCCGCCGAGGCGGAGGAGGAACCCGGGAAGGTTACTTCCGCGCCGCTGACTACCCCGGTGGGCAGGATGAACGAGGGCAAGGCCGCCCGTGAGCTGAATGTCTGCTGCCGGATCGCCTTGCCGGACGATGGCGATGAAGAGAACTGA
- a CDS encoding metal-dependent hydrolase encodes MASLTYYGHSAFCINTGGNKVLIDPFISGNPLTEVDPDSIECDAILLTHGHFDHLGDTIPIARRCAALVVTTNELAGYLDSQDVKNHPMHIGGYRQFDFGAVKLTPAFHGGGVEGADFACTPCGFLIYIDGKTVFHPGDTCLTVEFELIGRLNDIDLAMLPIGDNFTMGPGDALEAVRMLKPERVVPMHYNTWELIAQDADEFKKDVESQTGAKVTVVKPGGTVEI; translated from the coding sequence ATGGCAAGCCTCACCTACTACGGACACTCGGCATTCTGTATCAACACCGGCGGCAACAAGGTCCTGATCGACCCGTTTATCTCGGGCAACCCGCTTACCGAGGTCGACCCGGACAGTATCGAGTGCGATGCTATCCTGCTGACCCACGGCCACTTCGACCATCTCGGCGACACGATCCCGATTGCCCGGCGCTGCGCTGCGCTGGTGGTGACCACCAACGAGCTGGCCGGCTATCTCGACAGCCAGGACGTCAAGAACCACCCGATGCATATCGGCGGCTACCGCCAGTTCGATTTCGGCGCGGTCAAGCTGACCCCCGCTTTCCACGGCGGCGGAGTCGAGGGCGCGGATTTCGCCTGCACCCCCTGCGGGTTCCTGATTTATATTGACGGCAAAACGGTCTTCCACCCCGGCGACACCTGCCTGACAGTGGAGTTCGAGCTGATCGGACGGCTGAACGATATCGACCTGGCCATGCTGCCGATCGGAGATAATTTCACGATGGGGCCCGGCGATGCGCTGGAGGCGGTGCGGATGCTCAAGCCCGAGCGGGTCGTGCCGATGCACTACAACACCTGGGAGCTGATCGCCCAGGACGCGGACGAGTTCAAGAAAGACGTGGAAAGCCAGACCGGGGCCAAGGTGACCGTGGTGAAGCCGGGCGGCACAGTGGAAATCTGA
- a CDS encoding YbjQ family protein: protein MIMVTTDTIHGKKIVKMLGLVRGNTVRARHIGRDVLAGLRGIIGGEITDYTKAIAEAREQSLDRMEEEARSLGANAIVMTRFSTSQVMKMAAEILAYGTAVVVEDE, encoded by the coding sequence ATGATCATGGTCACCACGGATACTATCCACGGCAAGAAGATTGTAAAAATGCTTGGCTTGGTGCGCGGCAACACGGTCCGGGCGCGCCATATAGGACGGGATGTCCTGGCTGGATTACGCGGGATAATCGGTGGGGAGATCACCGACTATACCAAGGCGATTGCCGAGGCGCGGGAACAGTCCCTGGACAGGATGGAGGAAGAGGCACGCTCACTGGGGGCCAACGCGATAGTGATGACTCGATTCTCCACCAGCCAGGTCATGAAAATGGCGGCTGAGATCCTGGCCTACGGCACCGCGGTGGTAGTGGAGGACGAGTAG
- a CDS encoding RNA polymerase sigma factor, producing the protein METDIPSLAAAARRGELTAYEKLVKLFMRRAYFFCLGICGNREDALDISQNAFVRAWRGIGRLADPESFPSWLYSILRNETANFLKKRGRMEHRELTGQKLLETVVTGESPDETATRREVWEAIGRLPLEMREIIVMKHLQGMSYNEISGLLDIPRGSVASRLYRARAELKRKLDGRV; encoded by the coding sequence ATGGAAACCGACATCCCGTCATTGGCCGCCGCCGCCCGCAGGGGCGAGCTGACCGCGTACGAGAAGCTGGTCAAACTGTTCATGCGGCGGGCCTATTTTTTCTGCCTCGGTATCTGCGGCAACCGCGAGGACGCGCTGGATATCAGCCAGAACGCGTTCGTGCGCGCCTGGCGCGGGATCGGACGGCTGGCGGACCCGGAGAGTTTTCCCTCGTGGCTCTACAGTATCCTGCGCAACGAAACCGCCAATTTCCTCAAGAAACGCGGCCGGATGGAGCACCGGGAGCTCACCGGTCAGAAGTTGCTGGAAACTGTCGTTACCGGCGAGTCACCGGATGAGACGGCCACCCGGCGCGAGGTCTGGGAGGCGATCGGACGGTTGCCGCTGGAAATGCGGGAGATAATCGTGATGAAGCACTTGCAGGGGATGAGCTATAACGAAATCTCCGGCCTGCTGGATATCCCCCGCGGCAGCGTGGCCAGCCGCCTCTACCGCGCCCGCGCGGAGTTGAAACGCAAGCTTGATGGCAGAGTGTGA
- a CDS encoding TatD family deoxyribonuclease, with amino-acid sequence MSDSMETAGLTLCDSHAHLTDKQYADDLDEVLERAAEAGVARIIDVGIDRNTSAAALEHAAAHPEICATAGLHPHDATDFSPGLIDFFDNLAADRRVVAIGETGLDRYYDHSPLEVQIESFEAHLELAARNGLPLVIHCREAYRELIEILRGFEQQKTPWQVHCFSGDEHSLAALIELDCYFSVGGMVTFKNYKGAELVRAIPGNRLLLETDCPYLAPVPRRGKRNEPSLLVHTAGVVAGMRGETVKNLARATTDNFNRLFGAPA; translated from the coding sequence ATGAGCGATTCCATGGAAACCGCCGGCCTCACTCTCTGCGACTCCCATGCCCACCTGACCGACAAGCAGTACGCCGATGACCTGGACGAGGTGCTGGAGCGGGCAGCCGAAGCCGGCGTGGCGCGCATCATCGATGTCGGGATCGACCGCAATACCTCGGCGGCCGCCCTGGAGCACGCCGCCGCCCACCCGGAAATCTGCGCCACCGCCGGGCTGCACCCCCACGATGCAACGGATTTTTCTCCCGGCCTGATCGACTTTTTCGACAACCTCGCCGCCGACCGCCGCGTGGTCGCTATCGGCGAAACCGGCCTGGACCGTTACTACGACCACAGTCCGCTCGAGGTGCAGATCGAGAGTTTCGAGGCCCATCTCGAACTGGCGGCGCGTAACGGCCTCCCGCTGGTAATCCACTGCCGCGAGGCCTACAGGGAGCTGATTGAAATACTCCGCGGTTTCGAACAGCAAAAAACGCCCTGGCAGGTCCACTGTTTCAGCGGCGACGAGCATAGCCTGGCCGCGCTGATCGAGCTCGACTGCTATTTCAGTGTCGGCGGGATGGTGACGTTCAAGAACTACAAGGGCGCGGAGCTGGTGCGCGCCATCCCCGGCAACCGTCTGCTGCTCGAAACCGACTGCCCCTACCTGGCCCCGGTCCCCAGGCGCGGCAAGCGCAACGAACCCTCGCTGCTGGTCCATACTGCCGGGGTTGTTGCCGGGATGCGGGGAGAAACGGTAAAAAACCTGGCGCGCGCCACCACGGACAATTTCAACAGGCTGTTCGGCGCTCCGGCCTGA
- a CDS encoding hydrolase, translating to MAQPGRLLDLKRTLLVVVDLQQRLVPVIDSHEAVVANCARLIEGCRVLGVPVIFSEQYPRGLGPTVEQLRKLAGDDEIAEKITFSCLRDRALAETVAETGRDTLLVCGVEAHVCVTQTVLDALEAGYRVHVAADATGSRSPENKRVALERLAVEGATVTTTESALFELLKKAGTDEFRQISKLVK from the coding sequence ATGGCCCAACCAGGCAGGCTTCTTGACCTTAAGCGCACCCTGCTGGTGGTGGTGGACCTCCAGCAGCGGCTGGTGCCGGTGATCGACAGCCACGAGGCGGTGGTGGCCAACTGCGCCCGCCTGATCGAGGGCTGCCGGGTGCTGGGCGTACCGGTGATTTTCAGCGAACAGTACCCCAGGGGACTGGGACCGACTGTCGAGCAGCTCCGCAAGCTGGCCGGTGATGACGAAATCGCCGAGAAGATCACGTTCAGCTGCCTGCGCGACCGCGCGCTGGCCGAGACTGTCGCCGAAACGGGCCGCGACACCCTGCTTGTCTGCGGAGTAGAGGCCCATGTCTGCGTAACTCAGACCGTGCTCGACGCGCTGGAGGCGGGCTACCGCGTCCACGTGGCCGCCGACGCAACCGGCAGCCGCAGCCCGGAGAACAAGCGGGTGGCCCTGGAGCGCCTGGCCGTCGAGGGGGCCACAGTGACCACCACCGAGAGCGCCCTGTTCGAGCTGCTGAAAAAGGCCGGCACCGACGAGTTCCGGCAGATCAGCAAGCTGGTCAAGTAG